One window of Dyadobacter sandarakinus genomic DNA carries:
- a CDS encoding GNAT family N-acetyltransferase: MNHPLDNPAWHALGSGNRHMGYQDAQCAYFDPSVSPFAALADPTAECLSHLYTTLPFKNLIILVSDQKLAVPDHWKNAMQIPGHQMIYRGKEAATGTSRAVALTDVHIPQMLALTGLTNPGPFLPGTIRFGYYEGIFERDQLVAMAGQRMNPTGFAEISAVCTHPDFLGRGLARELVLRQVQRIQAAGETPFLHVRADNFRAISLYEAMGFETRTQIYFHGMHK, from the coding sequence ATGAACCATCCACTCGACAATCCGGCCTGGCATGCACTGGGTTCGGGCAACCGGCACATGGGCTACCAGGATGCACAGTGTGCCTACTTTGACCCTTCCGTTTCCCCTTTTGCAGCATTGGCAGATCCTACTGCCGAATGCCTTTCGCATCTTTATACCACATTACCCTTTAAAAACCTGATTATCCTGGTGTCGGATCAGAAGCTTGCAGTACCTGACCATTGGAAAAATGCCATGCAGATACCGGGTCACCAGATGATTTACCGTGGTAAGGAGGCAGCAACCGGCACGAGCCGGGCTGTGGCGCTTACTGACGTGCATATTCCTCAAATGCTGGCACTGACCGGGCTTACCAATCCGGGTCCGTTCCTGCCGGGGACGATCCGGTTCGGGTATTATGAAGGTATTTTTGAAAGAGACCAACTGGTTGCCATGGCCGGTCAGCGTATGAATCCCACCGGATTTGCCGAGATCAGCGCCGTATGTACCCATCCTGATTTCCTGGGACGCGGGCTGGCGCGTGAGCTGGTCCTGCGGCAGGTACAACGCATACAGGCTGCCGGAGAAACACCTTTTTTGCACGTACGGGCAGATAATTTCCGGGCAATCAGCTTGTATGAAGCCATGGGATTCGAAACCCGTACCCAGATTTACTTTCACGGTATGCACAAATAA
- a CDS encoding glycosyl hydrolase has translation MKKLLLFACLLPACSFAQKNTLQTSFLTPPDAAKPRVWWHWMNGNITKEGITKDLEWMKRVGIGGFQNFDASLFTPNVTPRKLVFMTPEWKDAFRHTTELATRLGLEMAIAGSPGWSVTGGPWVPASDAMKKYVWTETQVTGGKAFTGKLPSPQPTTSKFQNVPLPPSDGLTGPVGELPTYYADAAVIAYKLPESEKTLDMLAPKVTSSGGTFNLAQLTDGDLGKTTLLPPMEIGQDMWIQYEFASPQTFKALTIVGASSGGALAEFTGAPNNRALKVSDDGIHFKDVAQIKGSTVPQNTVSFAPVTGKYFRVTFKTLPPPANPFGAMFGASAQPAGPEGVEVAEINLFNTDRIDQFEEKAGFSPWKEGTPYFKSGDTDAVQLANVLDLTSKMAADGTLDWTPPAGTWTVLRLGYSITGRKNHPASPEATGLEVDKLDKTAVRKYMDTYLDMYKDATGGQMGTKGLQYMVLDSYEAGHMTWTKAMPEEFRKRRGYDLLPWIPVLTGRIVKSPAASEQFLWDFRKTIGEMIVENHYEEIGNALKARGMKRYTESHENGRIYLADGMDVKRRADIPMGAMWTPGSLAGGNDEEVRSEADIRESASVAHIYGQNLVAAESMTSVGNGFSWYPEKLKRTADLEMASGLNRFVIHTSVHQPLDDKKPGFSLGPFGQYFTRQETWAEPGKAWMEYLGRSCYLLQQGKPVVDVLYYYGENNNITQAFAQHLPPVPEGYAFDFANATVIKEALSVKNGLITTPGGQQYRLLVLDSTASTMTLPVLKKLGELVHAGMKVAGTKPERSPSLSDDAAAFKKLADQIWASPQVSTGAPETVLAALKIRQDVAVTGAKARIMYVHRQMPEADIYWLDNRSGDPNEAEISFRVTGKTPMLWNPETGTMQGVSYRMQNGRTSIPVKFDAWQAYFIVFDKKTATTAHTEPVVTEKELTTVAGNWTIRFPDSLGAPAQTVLPVLAPLSENKEAGIRYFSGTATYENTMNVPAVDKNVQYWLDLGDVKNLAEVIVNGKNVGITWKKPYRINITGALKAGSNALQVKVTNTWVNRLIGDAQPGVVDKITFTTLPFYQPGSPLLPSGLLGPVRVLAATRSPAPAR, from the coding sequence ATGAAGAAACTGCTGCTGTTCGCATGCCTGCTCCCGGCATGTTCCTTTGCCCAGAAAAACACGCTTCAAACCAGCTTCCTGACTCCACCCGATGCTGCCAAGCCCCGCGTGTGGTGGCACTGGATGAATGGAAATATCACCAAAGAAGGTATTACCAAAGACCTGGAATGGATGAAAAGGGTTGGCATTGGCGGTTTTCAAAACTTCGATGCCAGTTTGTTTACACCCAATGTCACACCCCGGAAGCTCGTGTTTATGACGCCCGAATGGAAGGATGCATTCAGGCATACTACGGAGCTGGCTACCCGGCTCGGACTGGAAATGGCCATTGCCGGGTCACCGGGGTGGAGTGTCACAGGCGGACCATGGGTACCGGCTAGTGATGCGATGAAAAAGTACGTCTGGACAGAGACCCAGGTGACAGGCGGCAAGGCATTTACGGGAAAACTCCCCTCTCCTCAGCCCACCACCAGCAAGTTCCAGAATGTACCGCTCCCTCCCTCAGACGGGCTCACCGGTCCTGTGGGCGAGCTGCCTACCTACTATGCCGATGCTGCGGTTATCGCTTACAAGCTTCCTGAATCTGAAAAGACGCTGGATATGCTGGCTCCAAAGGTTACTTCCAGCGGCGGCACGTTCAACCTGGCACAGCTGACAGACGGTGACCTTGGAAAAACCACCTTACTACCTCCCATGGAAATAGGACAGGATATGTGGATCCAGTACGAATTTGCATCGCCCCAAACTTTCAAGGCACTGACGATCGTGGGGGCAAGTAGTGGCGGCGCACTGGCGGAATTTACGGGAGCACCCAATAACCGCGCCCTGAAAGTGAGCGATGATGGTATTCATTTCAAAGACGTCGCGCAGATCAAAGGCAGTACGGTGCCTCAGAACACTGTGAGCTTTGCACCGGTGACGGGCAAGTATTTCAGGGTGACGTTCAAAACCCTGCCGCCTCCCGCAAATCCCTTCGGGGCGATGTTCGGGGCGAGTGCACAGCCTGCCGGGCCGGAGGGTGTGGAAGTCGCCGAGATCAACCTGTTTAATACAGACCGCATCGATCAGTTTGAAGAAAAGGCAGGTTTCAGCCCCTGGAAGGAAGGCACACCGTATTTCAAGTCGGGAGACACCGATGCGGTCCAGTTGGCGAACGTGCTGGACCTTACTTCCAAAATGGCCGCCGACGGTACATTGGACTGGACACCGCCTGCCGGAACATGGACTGTGCTGCGCCTCGGCTATTCCATAACAGGCCGTAAAAACCACCCGGCATCTCCAGAGGCTACGGGTCTGGAAGTGGACAAGCTCGATAAAACAGCCGTGAGGAAGTACATGGATACGTATCTCGACATGTATAAAGATGCCACCGGCGGGCAAATGGGCACAAAGGGACTGCAGTACATGGTGCTCGACAGCTACGAGGCCGGACATATGACCTGGACCAAGGCTATGCCGGAGGAGTTCCGGAAACGTCGCGGCTATGATCTCCTGCCGTGGATTCCCGTGCTGACGGGCCGCATTGTAAAAAGTCCCGCGGCCAGCGAACAATTTTTATGGGATTTCAGAAAAACGATCGGGGAAATGATCGTTGAGAACCACTACGAGGAAATCGGCAATGCACTCAAAGCCCGGGGCATGAAGCGCTACACCGAATCGCACGAAAATGGCCGCATTTACCTGGCCGACGGCATGGATGTTAAGCGCAGGGCCGACATCCCGATGGGCGCCATGTGGACACCCGGAAGCCTGGCCGGCGGTAATGATGAGGAGGTCCGGAGTGAGGCGGATATCCGGGAGTCGGCGTCGGTGGCGCACATTTACGGACAAAATCTGGTGGCAGCCGAATCGATGACCTCCGTGGGGAACGGATTCAGCTGGTACCCTGAGAAGCTCAAACGTACGGCTGATCTGGAAATGGCTTCCGGGCTCAACCGCTTTGTGATCCATACCTCCGTTCACCAGCCGCTGGACGACAAAAAACCCGGCTTCTCGCTGGGACCCTTCGGTCAGTACTTTACACGGCAGGAAACCTGGGCGGAGCCGGGTAAAGCCTGGATGGAATACCTGGGGCGCAGTTGCTATCTTTTGCAGCAGGGAAAGCCGGTCGTGGATGTGCTTTATTATTATGGTGAAAACAACAACATTACCCAGGCATTTGCCCAGCACTTGCCGCCTGTGCCGGAGGGATATGCATTCGACTTTGCCAATGCGACGGTTATCAAAGAAGCATTGAGCGTCAAAAATGGATTGATTACCACGCCGGGCGGACAACAATACCGGCTGCTGGTACTCGACTCTACGGCCAGCACCATGACCCTGCCCGTACTTAAAAAGCTGGGTGAACTCGTCCATGCAGGTATGAAGGTTGCAGGAACCAAACCGGAGCGCTCGCCCAGCCTGAGTGATGACGCAGCAGCATTCAAAAAGCTTGCTGACCAGATCTGGGCCAGTCCCCAGGTTTCAACAGGAGCACCCGAGACGGTACTGGCAGCTCTGAAAATCCGGCAAGATGTTGCTGTTACCGGTGCAAAAGCCAGGATCATGTACGTGCACCGACAGATGCCCGAAGCGGACATCTACTGGCTCGACAACCGCAGCGGCGATCCCAATGAAGCCGAAATCAGTTTCAGGGTTACCGGCAAAACACCGATGCTGTGGAATCCGGAGACGGGCACCATGCAGGGTGTTTCCTACCGCATGCAGAATGGCAGGACCAGCATTCCAGTGAAGTTCGATGCATGGCAGGCCTATTTTATTGTTTTTGATAAAAAAACAGCAACTACTGCGCATACCGAGCCCGTGGTAACTGAAAAGGAGCTGACTACCGTAGCCGGCAACTGGACAATCCGCTTTCCCGATAGCCTGGGTGCTCCGGCGCAGACAGTGCTGCCGGTACTGGCTCCCCTGTCAGAAAATAAGGAGGCCGGGATCAGGTATTTTTCAGGAACTGCGACTTACGAAAACACCATGAATGTGCCAGCAGTGGATAAAAATGTGCAGTACTGGCTTGATCTCGGCGATGTCAAAAACCTTGCTGAAGTGATTGTCAATGGCAAAAATGTCGGCATAACGTGGAAAAAACCTTACCGCATCAACATCACCGGAGCATTGAAAGCGGGCAGCAATGCATTACAGGTAAAAGTAACCAACACCTGGGTCAACCGCCTGATCGGAGATGCACAGCCCGGCGTCGTAGATAAGATCACATTTACAACTTTGCCTTTCTACCAGCCCGGTTCTCCCCTTTTACCATCAGGGTTACTGGGGCCCGTGCGCGTACTGGCCGCAACCCGGTCGCCCGCACCGGCCAGGTGA